From the Deinococcus sonorensis KR-87 genome, the window GCCCGCCTATCTGCGCTCGCAGCTGCGGTCGGCGGTGCGCCGGGCCGCGTGGCAGGCGCACCACGGACGGCCACTTACGCTGGACGCCATGCTGCAGCAGGAAGGCGCCGCGCTGGCCGCTGGCGACGGCGCCTTCGGCGGGGCGCCTCTGCCACTCGACCCGGACGATCTGGCCTACACCCGCGAGGTGCTGGCCCCCCTGAGGAACAGCGACCACTGGCCCGCCTGTTTCGCGGCCCTCTACGGGGATGAGGCGGCCCGGGAGGTGGGGTATCCGGCGCTGGGCCTGTCCTCACTGACCGGGTTCAGTCTGGCGCTCGCCGAGACGTCAGTGGTCGCCGGGTGAGTCGTCGGCGGGGTGAGCCTCACCGGCTTCCGGTTCCTCCACCCGGTCGGCGTCGCCGGTCCGTACCTCGGCCATCCCGCTGTTCAGTTCGTCCAGGTCTGAGGGGTCCGGGGTCTGGCCGCCTTGCTGCTGCTCGTCTGGCTGGGTCATGCCGCCCAGCATGCGCGGCGTGGGACCGCCGGACATAAGCGGGGGCTTCACCCGGCGTTGGGGCTCGCGTCAGCGCTTGCGCAGCCGCAGCGTGTCCCAGCTGCCGTCGGCGGCCCAGCCACCGTCCACGCTCAGCGCGATGCCGTTCACGAAGGGGCTGGCCGAGGCGTCGGTGAGGTACAGGATCGCCGCCGCGATGTCGTCCGGGGCGGCAAAGCGGCCCATCGGCACCCGCGCCTCAATGTCCGCATCGGAATAGGCGCCGCTGCCCATGTCCGCCACGTCCATTTCGGTCTTGACCCAGCCGGGGCACACCGCGTTGACCCGCACGCCGCGCCCGCCCCACTCGGCGGCCAGGGTGCGGGTCAGCCCGATCAGGCCGTGCTTGCTGGCGTTGTAGGCGGCCCGGTCCGCGATGCCCAGCAGGCCCGCCACCGACGCCACGTTTACGATGCTGCCAGAGCCCTGCTGCAGCATCACGCGCCCCAGTTCGCGGCTCAGCAGGAAGGGGGCCAGCAGGTTCACGTCCAGCACCCGCCGGAAGCCTGCGGCGGTGGTGTCCTCGGCGGGCGTGATGAAACTGATGCCCGCGTTGTTCACCAGCGCGTCCACCCGGCCGAAGCGCTCCAGGATGGCGGCGGTGTGGCCCAGCACCACCTGTTCGTCGCTCAGGTCGCCGGTCAGGACCAGGGCGTCGGCGCCGGCCGGCACCTCGGAGGGCTGCAGGTCCAGCAGGGCCAGCCGATCGCCCCGCTCTGCACACCGCTCGGCCGTACGCCGCCCAATGCCCTGCGCCGCTCCCGTGATGACCGTGA encodes:
- a CDS encoding SDR family NAD(P)-dependent oxidoreductase gives rise to the protein MSEQTRVTVITGAAQGIGRRTAERCAERGDRLALLDLQPSEVPAGADALVLTGDLSDEQVVLGHTAAILERFGRVDALVNNAGISFITPAEDTTAAGFRRVLDVNLLAPFLLSRELGRVMLQQGSGSIVNVASVAGLLGIADRAAYNASKHGLIGLTRTLAAEWGGRGVRVNAVCPGWVKTEMDVADMGSGAYSDADIEARVPMGRFAAPDDIAAAILYLTDASASPFVNGIALSVDGGWAADGSWDTLRLRKR